One segment of Megachile rotundata isolate GNS110a chromosome 6, iyMegRotu1, whole genome shotgun sequence DNA contains the following:
- the LOC100879076 gene encoding uncharacterized protein LOC100879076 isoform X2, producing MEGRPKIEIVRVPSSERANFRSLDGVRSGHIRVGTCCPEPEVKMVVCDGKPPIEQTRKFKRNLGPVSKLLRRRHHATYLATKSCDNIYSVNRSSGSLDWRVSQTVNEQGLQSRQSGSLDWRVGRSINRLHWRDTTRSAEQLSRSGAISSDHLQTPSTKSKLISLLRRLSPRLSRPGSKSSLQSSPTICPWVQVEYSSESINDGLREDSQESDASFQRELQLNELKKRMAGIPINSQVTAKVVKDGKERQGCSQPRIQVQQPDNEHSNVIKSVHEDRGDEDRRRASGQTRGIGGEVAGLEDVADCCAATLTPSVPGAGGIRSNRRIRPVSLAVQPLNYRRLDPDPKIATNVVARHHPNMTSQESIGSCSLDVDQSASDRSENTVDNISKKTLHSLNLSCNGDSASTPENLTNGSSETLQKSHLTPDDKLNVSNGHRSSPEPEQLTVKKPSYLGLACSISGYSGINRYDSKLREGFRSRDSSPGTRLITRDTSPAGFRSNEHLNVPAHPYPPKSQSISPLAMDRQNGFSNGLKEECKMETYRESRSSISICQGYSEVDKGVMHTTFAEVSPIRSNTPTKRTPGISQIMSCSQQNKSFSRFSASSPKQATANLSNTSFSDTSILNGSTADVENQVLNVSSSSEKSFIQQRVERLYGPGALAQGFFYKRSTSRLNTSESSFNKSANNNDASTDNANTEESLKNLPVLRHLRPEFRAQLPVVSPRRPTDGSEQILKPLQRVTPVSRKIEQKPKIPAASNLDGNIAESGAQKLNSSVTSIPDQQPAAPKVVLPVLEPSASSTNVAKQVQEAEKTVEEKNGHYFMKLLKQETDRLLSLAASAEAELASGDTVALPEEAAGKLRSAAGKARLLASQKMQQFEGLCQKNINQVPGEEFPTTDEDLAGFWDMVMLQVVQVNELFDQIEKLRNSQWQETVPEKKTLAAAPQNGSATKRRVTPVHKVKSTANSEANKKAREAREQARRQLIEERRRAMRSKAQNSENTVKIFAPDT from the exons ATGGAGGGAAGGCCGAAAATCGAAATCGTCCGCGTGCCTTCGAGCGAGCGCGCCAACTTCCGGTCCCTGGACGGTGTGCGCAGCGGTCACATTCGCGTGGGCACGTGCTGCCCGGAACCGGAAGTCAAAATGGTAGTTTGCGACGGCAAGCCGCCAATAGAACAGACACGGAAATTTAAAAG AAATCTGGGACCAGTCTCGAAATTGCTGAGACGTCGACATCACGCGACATATCTTGCGACAAAATCCTGTGATAACATTTATAGCGTGAATAGAAGTAGCGGCTCCTTAGACTGGAGAGTTAGTCAGACAGTGAACGAGCAAG GCCTTCAATCTCGACAAAGCGGTAGCCTGGATTGGAGGGTAGGAAGATCCATCAACAGGCTGCATTGGAGAGACACGACTCGCAGCGCGGAGCAACTTTCAAGAAGCGGAGCGATCAGCTCTGATCATCTGCAAACTCCTAGCACAAA GTCGAAACTTATTTCATTGCTACGACGACTTTCTCCTCGACTGTCCCGACCAGGAAGCAAAAGTTCCTTGCAATCTTCGCCGACGATCTGTCCATGGGTGCAAGTCGAGTACTCTTCAGAGTCGATCAACGATGGTTTACGCGAGGATTCGCAAGAAAGCGACGCCAGTTTCCAGAGAGAATTACAGTTGAACGAACTGAAGAAACGAATGGCTGGGATTCCTATCAACTCTCAG GTGACGGCGAAGGTCGTTAAGGATGGCAAGGAACGACAAGGCTGCTCGCAGCCCAGGATACAAGTGCAACAACCCGATAACGAGCATAGTAACGTCATCAAATC TGTGCACGAGGACCGCGGGGACGAGGATCGTCGACGAGCTAGCGGACAAACACGCGGCATCGGCGGCGAGGTAGCGGGCTTGGAGGACGTTGCCGATTGCTGCGCCGCGACGCTGACGCCGTCGGTCCCCGGCGCCGGCGGCATCAGGTCGAATCGCCGCATAAGGCCAGTCTCCCTTGCGGTTCAACCCCTTAATTACCGTCGTCTCGATCCGGATCCAAAAATCGCAACCAACGTGGTCGCCAGGCATCATCCTAACATGACTAGCCAGGAGAGCATCGGCAGCTGCAGTTTGGACGTCGACCAGTCCGCGTCCGACCGATCAG AGAACACTGTAGATAACATCTCGAAGAAGACGTTGCACAGTTTGAACTTATCTTGCAACGGCGACTCTGCGTCCACGCCAGAGAATTTAACGAACGGCAGCAGTGAGACGCTGCAAAAGTCCCATCTGACCCCGGATGACAAGTTGAACGTTAGCAATGGTCATCGAAGTAGCCCAGAACCAGAACAGCTGACAGTGAAGAAACCGAGTTACTTGGGCCTGGCTTGTAGCATCAGCGGCTATTCGGGGATCAACAGATACGACAGCAAATTGAGGGAAGGGTTTCGATCGAGGGATAGTAGCCCCGGGACCAGGCTGATCACCAGAGACACCAGTCCGGCAGGTTTTAG ATCAAACGAGCACCTGAACGTGCCAGCGCATCCTTATCCTCCTAAGAGTCAATCGATCTCGCCTTTAGCGATGGACAGGCAAAACGGTTTCTCGAACGGGTTGAAGGAGGAGTGCAAAATGGAGACGTACAGGGAGTCGAGGAGTTCGATCAGCATATGTCAAGGTTACTCCGAAGTCGACAAGGGCGTGATGCACACGACGTTCGCCGAAGTCAGCCCGATTCGATCCAACACCCCGACTAAACGTACCCCTGGGATATCGCAGATCATGTCCTGTAGTCAGCAAAATAAATCCTTCTCGCGTTTCTCGGCTTCGTCGCCGAAACAAGCTACTGCTAATC TATCGAACACCTCGTTCAGCGATACGAGCATATTAAACGGCTCGACGGCGGATGTAGAGAACCAGGTATTGAACGTCAGTTCGAGTAGCGAGAAATCGTTCATTCAGCAACGAGTGGAACGGCTCTACGGTCCTGGAGCACTTGCCCAGGGTTTCTTTTATAAACGTAGCACCAGTAGACTGAACACCAGCGAGAGTAGTTTCAACAAATCCGCCAATAACAACGATGCGTCGACGGACAATGCGAACACGGAAGAGTCCCTTAAGAATCTACCGGTGTTGAGACACTTGAGGCCCGAATTTCGTGCTCAGCTTCCCGTGGTCAGCCCCAGAAGACCCACCGACGGCTCCGAACAAATTCTAAAACCTCTTCAAAG GGTAACACCGGTGTCGCGGAAGATTGAGCAGAAACCAAAAATACCAGCGGCTTCGAACTTAGACGGAAATATCGCGGAGAGCGGAGCACAGAAGCTTAATTCTAGCGTGACCAGCATCCCCGACCAGCAGCCGGCTGCACCAAAAGTAGTCTTACCTGTCTTGGAACCGAGCGCTAGCTCGACGAACGTGGCGAAACAGGTTCAGGAGGCGGAGAAAACGGTCGAGGAGAAAAATGGACATTACTTTATGAAG CTGTTGAAACAGGAGACAGACAGGCTTCTGTCGTTGGCTGCGTCAGCGGAAGCGGAGTTGGCCAGTGGCGATACCGTTGCACTTCCGGAAGAGGCAGCCGGAAAACTGCGCTCGGCTGCGGGCAAAGCCAGGTTACTGGCTTCCCAGAAGATGCAACAGTTCGAGGGATTGTGTCAGAAAAATATT AATCAGGTTCCTGGCGAAGAATTTCCAACGACGGATGAAGATCTGGCCGGCTTTTGGGACATGGTAATGCTGCAGGTGGTCCAAGTAAACGAGCTGTTCGATCAAATTGAAAAGTTACGAAATTCCCAGTGGCAAGAG ACCGTGCCAGAGAAGAAGACATTAGCCGCCGCTCCGCAAAACGGTAGCGCGACAAAACGTCGTGTCACGCCCGTTCACAAAGTAAAATCCACGGCTAACAGCGAGGCAAATAAAAAGGCTAGAGAAGCGCGAGAACAGGCTCGAAGGCAACTAATCGAGGAAAGAAGGCGAGCGATGCGCTCGAAGGCGCAAAATTCCGAGAATACCGTAAAGATCTTCGCCCCAGACACGTaa
- the sud1 gene encoding prolyl 3-hydroxylase sud1 isoform X2 — MAQVEPKQKKLKHSIISDFVYSADFQQLFSEHWCNLSDIKKNNLEIISKPFRICKISNFLSSEEFMDEIKNELLDVKSRRNSIDLYQFEQTNDLVNVDAENLKLLYKTFQTDLALWMEKNTKIQLNKTLSMSSSCYYDTDYLLCHDDNMDDRRIAFILYLSKNWTREDGGTLDLFDTDKNGLPRNIVKSLIPEYNSLVFFEVADNSYHQVAEIVSPDKSRWSINGWFHGPLRESHRPPRPEMVPNYIEPINIEVDLHDWVTKCYLTSNIIKEVNQNVEQESFAFLAGFVKMDIYEKLVTEVASDTIVWQKCGPADIRNYEIADENSLPELLKSFYNFFKSISMCRLLKSYTELNLVPEKEASSPKMVIELQRWSKGCYTLISDKSTVNESDFTENEKKTGNNGCVTQADDVSETPVSSGGKPSKNCEEKPMQSNADKTADLDSNSPSAEKDLLRKPSLTNIDNSSLLERDTDSDESDIGDYLSDLNDRSLERSDQENEADDSNASESGSLDVILQFHTHRVPEEHTIDYVDPKEQDAALIHIPPKDNHLCIVYKVSSTCRFHKYVNHYCTDYFYNLICTYYEQ, encoded by the exons ATGGCTCAAGTGGAACCGAAACAAAAGAAACTTAAGCACTCTATCATTTCGGATTTTGTGTACTCCGCTGACTTTCAACAACTGTTTTCTGAACACTGGTGCAATCTTAGCGACATAAAGAAGAACAACCTTGAGATTATATCAAAACCTTTTAGGAtatgtaaaatttctaatttcctttcTAGCGAAGAGTTTATGGACGAGATAAAGAATGAACTATTGGATGTTAAAAGTAGAAGAAACAGCATAGACCTCTATCAATTCGAGCAAACCAATGATCTTGTAAATGTTGACGCGGAAAACTTAAAGCTCTTATATAAAACCTTTCAAACGGATCTAGCATTATGGATGGAAAAAAATACCAAGATACAGCTTAATAAAACATTGTCAATGTCCAGTTCTTGTTACTATGATACAGACTACTTGCTCTGCCACGATGACAATATGGATGACCGTAGAATCGCTTTCATCTTGTACCTTTCAAAAAATTGGACTCGAGAAGATGGTGGGACATTGGATTTATTTGATACGGATAAAAATGGACTGCCCAGGAACATTGTGAAGTCGTTGATTCCGGAATATAATTCTCTAGTATTTTTTGAAGTTGCAGATAACTCTTATCACCAAGTAGCAGAAATAGTCTCACCGGACAAATCTCGTTGGTCTATTAACGGTTGGTTCCATGGACCTCTCAGAGAAAGTCACAGGCCTCCTAGACCGGAAATGGTACCAAACTATATCGAACCGATAAACATCGAAGTAGATTTACACGATTGGGTAACAAAATGCTATCTAACTTCAAATATCATAAAGGAAGTTAATCAAAACGTGGAACAAGAATCGTTCGCGTTCCTGGCTGGTTTCGTGAAAATGGATATTTATGAAAAACTTGTTACAGAGGTGGCTTCGGATACCATCGTTTGGCAGAAATGTGGCCCGGCAGATATTCGCAATTACGAGATAGCGGACGAGAACAGTTTGCCAGAACTATTGAaaagtttttacaattttttcaagTCGATTTCTATGTGTCGATTACTGAAAAGTTATACGGAATTAAATCTTGTGCCAGAGAAAGAGGCTTCGAGTCCCAAGATGGTTATAGAGCTCCAAAGATGGTCCAAAGGATGTTACACGTTAATAAGCGACAAATCTACGGTTAACGAATCGGACTTTACCGAAAACGAGAAGAAAACTGGTAACAATGGATGCGTTACACAGGCCGACGATGTATCAGAAACTCCGGTAAGCTCGGGAGGAAAACCCAGTAAAAATTGCGAAGAGAAACCGATGCAGAGTAACGCGGATAAAACCGCGGACTTAGATTCTAATTCTCCG TCAGCCGAGAAGGATTTATTACGAAAGCCCTCTTTGACGAACATCGATAATTCCTCTCTGTTAGAAAGAGATACAGATTCCGACGAGTCCGACATCGGTGATTACTTATCCGATCTAAACGACCGGTCTTTGGAACGTTCGGATCAAGAAAACGAGGCGGACGACTCGAATGCTTCGGAATCTGGTAGTCTCGATGTGATATTACAATTCCATACGCACCGTGTGCCCGAAGAGCACACCATAGATTATGTAGATCCCAAAGAGCAAGACGCTGCACTGATTCACATACCACCGAAAGATAACCACCTTTGCATCGTATACAAGGTTTCGAGTACTTGTCGTTTTCACAAGTATGTGAATCATTACTGTACAgattacttttataatttgattTGTACATATTACGAACAGTAA
- the sud1 gene encoding prolyl 3-hydroxylase sud1 isoform X1, producing the protein MAQVEPKQKKLKHSIISDFVYSADFQQLFSEHWCNLSDIKKNNLEIISKPFRICKISNFLSSEEFMDEIKNELLDVKSRRNSIDLYQFEQTNDLVNVDAENLKLLYKTFQTDLALWMEKNTKIQLNKTLSMSSSCYYDTDYLLCHDDNMDDRRIAFILYLSKNWTREDGGTLDLFDTDKNGLPRNIVKSLIPEYNSLVFFEVADNSYHQVAEIVSPDKSRWSINGWFHGPLRESHRPPRPEMVPNYIEPINIEVDLHDWVTKCYLTSNIIKEVNQNVEQESFAFLAGFVKMDIYEKLVTEVASDTIVWQKCGPADIRNYEIADENSLPELLKSFYNFFKSISMCRLLKSYTELNLVPEKEASSPKMVIELQRWSKGCYTLISDKSTVNESDFTENEKKTGNNGCVTQADDVSETPVSSGGKPSKNCEEKPMQSNADKTADLDSNSPVSNKEDEDVEDDDMLKKILKAKCFQSAEKDLLRKPSLTNIDNSSLLERDTDSDESDIGDYLSDLNDRSLERSDQENEADDSNASESGSLDVILQFHTHRVPEEHTIDYVDPKEQDAALIHIPPKDNHLCIVYKVSSTCRFHKYVNHYCTDYFYNLICTYYEQ; encoded by the coding sequence ATGGCTCAAGTGGAACCGAAACAAAAGAAACTTAAGCACTCTATCATTTCGGATTTTGTGTACTCCGCTGACTTTCAACAACTGTTTTCTGAACACTGGTGCAATCTTAGCGACATAAAGAAGAACAACCTTGAGATTATATCAAAACCTTTTAGGAtatgtaaaatttctaatttcctttcTAGCGAAGAGTTTATGGACGAGATAAAGAATGAACTATTGGATGTTAAAAGTAGAAGAAACAGCATAGACCTCTATCAATTCGAGCAAACCAATGATCTTGTAAATGTTGACGCGGAAAACTTAAAGCTCTTATATAAAACCTTTCAAACGGATCTAGCATTATGGATGGAAAAAAATACCAAGATACAGCTTAATAAAACATTGTCAATGTCCAGTTCTTGTTACTATGATACAGACTACTTGCTCTGCCACGATGACAATATGGATGACCGTAGAATCGCTTTCATCTTGTACCTTTCAAAAAATTGGACTCGAGAAGATGGTGGGACATTGGATTTATTTGATACGGATAAAAATGGACTGCCCAGGAACATTGTGAAGTCGTTGATTCCGGAATATAATTCTCTAGTATTTTTTGAAGTTGCAGATAACTCTTATCACCAAGTAGCAGAAATAGTCTCACCGGACAAATCTCGTTGGTCTATTAACGGTTGGTTCCATGGACCTCTCAGAGAAAGTCACAGGCCTCCTAGACCGGAAATGGTACCAAACTATATCGAACCGATAAACATCGAAGTAGATTTACACGATTGGGTAACAAAATGCTATCTAACTTCAAATATCATAAAGGAAGTTAATCAAAACGTGGAACAAGAATCGTTCGCGTTCCTGGCTGGTTTCGTGAAAATGGATATTTATGAAAAACTTGTTACAGAGGTGGCTTCGGATACCATCGTTTGGCAGAAATGTGGCCCGGCAGATATTCGCAATTACGAGATAGCGGACGAGAACAGTTTGCCAGAACTATTGAaaagtttttacaattttttcaagTCGATTTCTATGTGTCGATTACTGAAAAGTTATACGGAATTAAATCTTGTGCCAGAGAAAGAGGCTTCGAGTCCCAAGATGGTTATAGAGCTCCAAAGATGGTCCAAAGGATGTTACACGTTAATAAGCGACAAATCTACGGTTAACGAATCGGACTTTACCGAAAACGAGAAGAAAACTGGTAACAATGGATGCGTTACACAGGCCGACGATGTATCAGAAACTCCGGTAAGCTCGGGAGGAAAACCCAGTAAAAATTGCGAAGAGAAACCGATGCAGAGTAACGCGGATAAAACCGCGGACTTAGATTCTAATTCTCCGGTAAGCAATAAGGAGGACGAGGACGTCGAGGACGATGACATGTTGaagaagatattaaaagcgaaATGTTTTCAGTCAGCCGAGAAGGATTTATTACGAAAGCCCTCTTTGACGAACATCGATAATTCCTCTCTGTTAGAAAGAGATACAGATTCCGACGAGTCCGACATCGGTGATTACTTATCCGATCTAAACGACCGGTCTTTGGAACGTTCGGATCAAGAAAACGAGGCGGACGACTCGAATGCTTCGGAATCTGGTAGTCTCGATGTGATATTACAATTCCATACGCACCGTGTGCCCGAAGAGCACACCATAGATTATGTAGATCCCAAAGAGCAAGACGCTGCACTGATTCACATACCACCGAAAGATAACCACCTTTGCATCGTATACAAGGTTTCGAGTACTTGTCGTTTTCACAAGTATGTGAATCATTACTGTACAgattacttttataatttgattTGTACATATTACGAACAGTAA
- the LOC100879076 gene encoding uncharacterized protein LOC100879076 isoform X1 — protein sequence MEGRPKIEIVRVPSSERANFRSLDGVRSGHIRVGTCCPEPEVKMVVCDGKPPIEQTRKFKRNLGPVSKLLRRRHHATYLATKSCDNIYSVNRSSGSLDWRVSQTVNEQGLQSRQSGSLDWRVGRSINRLHWRDTTRSAEQLSRSGAISSDHLQTPSTKSKLISLLRRLSPRLSRPGSKSSLQSSPTICPWVQVEYSSESINDGLREDSQESDASFQRELQLNELKKRMAGIPINSQHAIDCALYLEQLKSNRSSERTRIAYGCFKSCGTKVTAKVVKDGKERQGCSQPRIQVQQPDNEHSNVIKSVHEDRGDEDRRRASGQTRGIGGEVAGLEDVADCCAATLTPSVPGAGGIRSNRRIRPVSLAVQPLNYRRLDPDPKIATNVVARHHPNMTSQESIGSCSLDVDQSASDRSENTVDNISKKTLHSLNLSCNGDSASTPENLTNGSSETLQKSHLTPDDKLNVSNGHRSSPEPEQLTVKKPSYLGLACSISGYSGINRYDSKLREGFRSRDSSPGTRLITRDTSPAGFRSNEHLNVPAHPYPPKSQSISPLAMDRQNGFSNGLKEECKMETYRESRSSISICQGYSEVDKGVMHTTFAEVSPIRSNTPTKRTPGISQIMSCSQQNKSFSRFSASSPKQATANLSNTSFSDTSILNGSTADVENQVLNVSSSSEKSFIQQRVERLYGPGALAQGFFYKRSTSRLNTSESSFNKSANNNDASTDNANTEESLKNLPVLRHLRPEFRAQLPVVSPRRPTDGSEQILKPLQRVTPVSRKIEQKPKIPAASNLDGNIAESGAQKLNSSVTSIPDQQPAAPKVVLPVLEPSASSTNVAKQVQEAEKTVEEKNGHYFMKLLKQETDRLLSLAASAEAELASGDTVALPEEAAGKLRSAAGKARLLASQKMQQFEGLCQKNINQVPGEEFPTTDEDLAGFWDMVMLQVVQVNELFDQIEKLRNSQWQETVPEKKTLAAAPQNGSATKRRVTPVHKVKSTANSEANKKAREAREQARRQLIEERRRAMRSKAQNSENTVKIFAPDT from the exons ATGGAGGGAAGGCCGAAAATCGAAATCGTCCGCGTGCCTTCGAGCGAGCGCGCCAACTTCCGGTCCCTGGACGGTGTGCGCAGCGGTCACATTCGCGTGGGCACGTGCTGCCCGGAACCGGAAGTCAAAATGGTAGTTTGCGACGGCAAGCCGCCAATAGAACAGACACGGAAATTTAAAAG AAATCTGGGACCAGTCTCGAAATTGCTGAGACGTCGACATCACGCGACATATCTTGCGACAAAATCCTGTGATAACATTTATAGCGTGAATAGAAGTAGCGGCTCCTTAGACTGGAGAGTTAGTCAGACAGTGAACGAGCAAG GCCTTCAATCTCGACAAAGCGGTAGCCTGGATTGGAGGGTAGGAAGATCCATCAACAGGCTGCATTGGAGAGACACGACTCGCAGCGCGGAGCAACTTTCAAGAAGCGGAGCGATCAGCTCTGATCATCTGCAAACTCCTAGCACAAA GTCGAAACTTATTTCATTGCTACGACGACTTTCTCCTCGACTGTCCCGACCAGGAAGCAAAAGTTCCTTGCAATCTTCGCCGACGATCTGTCCATGGGTGCAAGTCGAGTACTCTTCAGAGTCGATCAACGATGGTTTACGCGAGGATTCGCAAGAAAGCGACGCCAGTTTCCAGAGAGAATTACAGTTGAACGAACTGAAGAAACGAATGGCTGGGATTCCTATCAACTCTCAG CACGCGATCGATTGTGCATTGTACCTCGAGCAATTAAAAAGTAATCGATCCTCCGAACGTACAAGAATAGCCTATGGTTGCTTTAAGTCGTGTGGAACGAAG GTGACGGCGAAGGTCGTTAAGGATGGCAAGGAACGACAAGGCTGCTCGCAGCCCAGGATACAAGTGCAACAACCCGATAACGAGCATAGTAACGTCATCAAATC TGTGCACGAGGACCGCGGGGACGAGGATCGTCGACGAGCTAGCGGACAAACACGCGGCATCGGCGGCGAGGTAGCGGGCTTGGAGGACGTTGCCGATTGCTGCGCCGCGACGCTGACGCCGTCGGTCCCCGGCGCCGGCGGCATCAGGTCGAATCGCCGCATAAGGCCAGTCTCCCTTGCGGTTCAACCCCTTAATTACCGTCGTCTCGATCCGGATCCAAAAATCGCAACCAACGTGGTCGCCAGGCATCATCCTAACATGACTAGCCAGGAGAGCATCGGCAGCTGCAGTTTGGACGTCGACCAGTCCGCGTCCGACCGATCAG AGAACACTGTAGATAACATCTCGAAGAAGACGTTGCACAGTTTGAACTTATCTTGCAACGGCGACTCTGCGTCCACGCCAGAGAATTTAACGAACGGCAGCAGTGAGACGCTGCAAAAGTCCCATCTGACCCCGGATGACAAGTTGAACGTTAGCAATGGTCATCGAAGTAGCCCAGAACCAGAACAGCTGACAGTGAAGAAACCGAGTTACTTGGGCCTGGCTTGTAGCATCAGCGGCTATTCGGGGATCAACAGATACGACAGCAAATTGAGGGAAGGGTTTCGATCGAGGGATAGTAGCCCCGGGACCAGGCTGATCACCAGAGACACCAGTCCGGCAGGTTTTAG ATCAAACGAGCACCTGAACGTGCCAGCGCATCCTTATCCTCCTAAGAGTCAATCGATCTCGCCTTTAGCGATGGACAGGCAAAACGGTTTCTCGAACGGGTTGAAGGAGGAGTGCAAAATGGAGACGTACAGGGAGTCGAGGAGTTCGATCAGCATATGTCAAGGTTACTCCGAAGTCGACAAGGGCGTGATGCACACGACGTTCGCCGAAGTCAGCCCGATTCGATCCAACACCCCGACTAAACGTACCCCTGGGATATCGCAGATCATGTCCTGTAGTCAGCAAAATAAATCCTTCTCGCGTTTCTCGGCTTCGTCGCCGAAACAAGCTACTGCTAATC TATCGAACACCTCGTTCAGCGATACGAGCATATTAAACGGCTCGACGGCGGATGTAGAGAACCAGGTATTGAACGTCAGTTCGAGTAGCGAGAAATCGTTCATTCAGCAACGAGTGGAACGGCTCTACGGTCCTGGAGCACTTGCCCAGGGTTTCTTTTATAAACGTAGCACCAGTAGACTGAACACCAGCGAGAGTAGTTTCAACAAATCCGCCAATAACAACGATGCGTCGACGGACAATGCGAACACGGAAGAGTCCCTTAAGAATCTACCGGTGTTGAGACACTTGAGGCCCGAATTTCGTGCTCAGCTTCCCGTGGTCAGCCCCAGAAGACCCACCGACGGCTCCGAACAAATTCTAAAACCTCTTCAAAG GGTAACACCGGTGTCGCGGAAGATTGAGCAGAAACCAAAAATACCAGCGGCTTCGAACTTAGACGGAAATATCGCGGAGAGCGGAGCACAGAAGCTTAATTCTAGCGTGACCAGCATCCCCGACCAGCAGCCGGCTGCACCAAAAGTAGTCTTACCTGTCTTGGAACCGAGCGCTAGCTCGACGAACGTGGCGAAACAGGTTCAGGAGGCGGAGAAAACGGTCGAGGAGAAAAATGGACATTACTTTATGAAG CTGTTGAAACAGGAGACAGACAGGCTTCTGTCGTTGGCTGCGTCAGCGGAAGCGGAGTTGGCCAGTGGCGATACCGTTGCACTTCCGGAAGAGGCAGCCGGAAAACTGCGCTCGGCTGCGGGCAAAGCCAGGTTACTGGCTTCCCAGAAGATGCAACAGTTCGAGGGATTGTGTCAGAAAAATATT AATCAGGTTCCTGGCGAAGAATTTCCAACGACGGATGAAGATCTGGCCGGCTTTTGGGACATGGTAATGCTGCAGGTGGTCCAAGTAAACGAGCTGTTCGATCAAATTGAAAAGTTACGAAATTCCCAGTGGCAAGAG ACCGTGCCAGAGAAGAAGACATTAGCCGCCGCTCCGCAAAACGGTAGCGCGACAAAACGTCGTGTCACGCCCGTTCACAAAGTAAAATCCACGGCTAACAGCGAGGCAAATAAAAAGGCTAGAGAAGCGCGAGAACAGGCTCGAAGGCAACTAATCGAGGAAAGAAGGCGAGCGATGCGCTCGAAGGCGCAAAATTCCGAGAATACCGTAAAGATCTTCGCCCCAGACACGTaa